Proteins from one Colias croceus chromosome 22, ilColCroc2.1 genomic window:
- the LOC123701636 gene encoding facilitated trehalose transporter Tret1-like, producing the protein MVSKVYKVSSDKQEKHGSKHNQVLMSIVVCMPILAYGTAMGWISPNKSLLMGETSPATKPLTEEEVSWMASIMFIFAPIAVFIYGVAADKFGRKNALLCASIPISVGWAVKLICTHPIALIGARALIGFGSGGGFVVCPLYVKEISEDSIRGMTGTFVIFSQTVGNLLVFVLGDLLPFNTVLWILLAIPLVHFCILLRLPDTPSYLVKCGKNEETAKVLGWLRSIPHTDNSISEEVDRLIIEQTTSELKFSPKLLFGDKTTVKAFWVTLIVNLTREFCGCIAVLVYASHIFSEASKDPNSISLSPNKQSILLAAVQILGSFLACQLVDRVGRKPLLVITSVVAGFSMCLLGAWFYLLGAGLPGWLPVAALCVCIFADASGLQPLPYVIMTEMFSFQLRGTVATLIMAISLGTDFALLKLFAPLNTWIGYHSTFWIFSVVCLSNVFYLIFCVPETKMRDLEDIYADLEGKKRKKKQDDVVETNHV; encoded by the exons TGTGCATGCCAATCCTCGCCTATGGGACTGCCATGGGCTGGATATCTCCCAACAAATCCCTCTTAATGGGAGAAACATCACCTGCCACCAAACCTTTAACAGAAGAAGAGGTGTCATGGATGGCATccattatgtttattttcgcgCCAATAGCAGTTTTCATATATGGCGTGGCAGCTGATAAGTTTGGAAGAAAGAATGCTTTGCTGTGCGCTTCTATTCCTATTTCG GTCGGCTGGGCGGTCAAGCTGATATGTACCCACCCCATCGCTCTGATAGGAGCCAGGGCCCTGATAGGCTTTGGTTCGGGTGGAGGCTTCGTGGTCTGCCCCCTGTATGTGAAGGAGATCAGCGAGGATAGTATACGGGGCATGACGGGGACTTTTGTTATATTCTCtcag ACAGTTGGCAATCTCCTAGTATTCGTGCTCGGTGATCTTCTCCCGTTCAACACAGTTCTGTGGATATTACTGGCGATACCATTGGTCCATTTCTGCATCTTACTACGGTTGCCAGACACACCGTCTTACTTGGTTAAGTGTGGGAAGAATGAG GAAACAGCAAAAGTCCTCGGCTGGTTACGATCCATTCCCCACACGGACAACTCCATCAGCGAAGAAGTAGACAGACTTATAATAGAACAAACCACTTCTGAACTGAAGTTCTCTCCCAAACTGCTGT TTGGAGACAAAACAACCGTAAAAGCATTCTGGGTTACCCTCATCGTGAACCTAACGCGGGAATTCTGCGGATGCATCGCTGTCCTTGTCTACGCCAGCCATATATTTTCTGAAGCGAGTAAAGACCCGAACTCCATATCTTTGTCTCCAAACAAGCAATCAATTTTGCTAGCTGCTGTGCAGATATTAGGGTCGTTTTTGGCATGTCAACTTGTGGATAGAGTTGGACGAAAG CCACTGCTCGTAATAACGAGCGTAGTAGCCGGGTTCAGCATGTGCCTGCTGGGCGCGTGGTTCTACCTGCTCGGCGCGGGGCTGCCCGGCTGGCTGCCCGTCGCCGCGCTCTGTGTCTGCATATTCGCGGACGCGTCGGGTTTACAACCGCTGCCGTATGTTATTATGACCGAGATGTTCAGCTTTCAG tTGCGTGGTACAGTAGCCACACTCATCATGGCAATATCACTCGGTACCGACTTCGCTCTACTAAAACTATTCGCGCCTTTGAACACCTGGATAGGATACCATTCAACTTTCTGGATATTCAGTGTTGTCTGCTTATCAAACGTGTTTTATCTAATATTCTGCGTGCCAGAAACAAAAATGCGAGATTTAGAGGACATTTACGCAGACTTAGAAGGAAAGAAACGGAAGAAAAAACAAGACGATGTCGTTGAAACCAATCATGTGtag